In Papaver somniferum cultivar HN1 chromosome 1, ASM357369v1, whole genome shotgun sequence, a genomic segment contains:
- the LOC113294446 gene encoding CCG-binding protein 1-like has product MISSVPFPSSASSSLLFDTIDLPRTKYMIKPSSSMICCSSSSSSRSVPKLEPFSRNKIDRGIKELPFVQKSENELADYCSTLEGDKAYSCWRAYFELKELENEFTKEELEMLVIQSGGVKSLIDCVHGITSMQKKKKSEEIVKDSTKTINQEKKPFLVPDGLPKSQEEIDEEEGSKMPDSSFTRLLRSKGKFPAWFSPVPDHETD; this is encoded by the exons atgatAAGTTCAGTTCCATTcccatcatcagcatcatcatcttTACTATTTGATACCATTGATCTTCCTCGAACCAAGTATATGATAAAGCCATCATCCTCGATGATctgttgttcttcgtcttcttcatcaAGAAGTGTTCCAAAGCTTGAACCTTTTAGCAGAAACAAAATTGATCGTGGTATTAAAGAACTCCCTTTTGTTCAGAAATCTGAAAATGAACTTGCAG ATTACTGTTCAACACTTGAAGGAGATAAAGCTTATAGCTGTTGGAGAGCTTACTTTGAGCTCAAAGAACTTGAA AATGAGTTTACTAAAGAGGAATTAGAGATGTTAGTAATACAATCAGGAGGAGTGAAATCATTGATTGATTGTGTTCATGGGATAACATcaatgcaaaagaagaagaagagtgagGAAATTGTTAAGGATTCAACGAAAACGATTAATCAAGAAAAGAAACCATTCCTTGTTCCTGATGGATTACCAAAATcacaagaagaaattgatgaagaagaaggatccAAAATGCCTGATTCTTCTTTTACTAGATTACTTAGAAGTAAAGGCAAATTTCCTGCTTGGTTTTCTCCTGTACCTGATCATGAAACCGATTAG